A portion of the Gammaproteobacteria bacterium genome contains these proteins:
- the mamH gene encoding Magnetosome protein MamH (Evidence 3 : Putative function from multiple computational evidences), giving the protein MVLMTFIVALQPLYLSEVLGLAYNNAGFVNANIQVISEVLDLLLVGYLGYLSDRIGRVSLLVYGFLFTGVMALFAPFDKEISLALGLSALLVFYVIRILMSLGTTLIWPQMVTLAGDYSNPNEPSKLVVNVGFMMAFGVSLVYAVFMQLPNYLDLKYIMVLIAAIAFSGAWLARNLLVDAPLVSERPQKSPLRVTLGMVRKERTLSLSLMAAFTSRNDMVVVGLFLMTWFIYFADLLPGTSHIQAASQGGIVIGFMGGVVLLSIPLWGKAIERLGAVMAMAVALLLTGCGFATLGLILNPFGWWILAPLALVGIGQSGSLLTSQIVVLDKAPQEIRGTVLGVFNTVGCIGVIFFLQAGGFLFDWVGPTAPFTLVGVANLLTFGYTLLVMSKEKTNGTHSEVVPDAIDSEY; this is encoded by the coding sequence ATGGTTTTGATGACGTTTATTGTCGCGCTCCAACCGTTATACCTATCAGAGGTTTTGGGGTTAGCGTACAATAATGCCGGGTTTGTCAATGCCAACATCCAAGTAATTTCCGAGGTGCTGGATCTGCTCTTGGTCGGGTATTTGGGTTATCTCTCTGATCGGATAGGACGAGTTTCTTTGTTGGTCTATGGATTTTTATTTACCGGGGTGATGGCGTTGTTTGCCCCCTTCGATAAAGAGATCTCTTTGGCCTTGGGGCTTAGTGCATTACTGGTGTTTTATGTAATCCGTATTTTGATGTCTCTGGGTACGACTTTAATCTGGCCGCAGATGGTGACGCTCGCGGGAGATTATAGTAATCCCAACGAACCAAGTAAGCTGGTAGTTAATGTTGGATTCATGATGGCATTTGGCGTAAGTCTGGTCTACGCAGTTTTCATGCAGCTCCCAAACTACCTCGACCTGAAATATATCATGGTATTAATCGCAGCTATTGCCTTTTCAGGGGCATGGCTGGCGCGAAATTTGTTGGTAGATGCACCACTGGTTAGCGAGAGACCACAGAAGTCTCCACTACGGGTTACCTTAGGCATGGTAAGAAAGGAACGGACCCTTTCCCTAAGTCTGATGGCGGCGTTTACCTCGCGCAACGATATGGTGGTGGTCGGGCTGTTCCTGATGACCTGGTTCATCTATTTTGCCGACCTACTTCCAGGGACCAGTCACATCCAGGCCGCGTCACAAGGGGGGATTGTGATCGGTTTTATGGGGGGGGTAGTGTTACTCTCCATTCCGCTCTGGGGAAAGGCTATTGAGCGCCTAGGCGCGGTAATGGCAATGGCCGTTGCCTTACTCTTGACCGGGTGTGGTTTCGCAACCTTGGGGCTAATCCTCAACCCATTCGGCTGGTGGATCTTGGCGCCGCTGGCGCTGGTAGGAATAGGACAATCGGGGAGTCTCTTAACCTCGCAGATTGTGGTCCTGGATAAGGCCCCTCAAGAGATTCGGGGTACGGTGCTAGGAGTTTTTAATACCGTGGGTTGTATCGGCGTCATTTTTTTCTTGCAGGCGGGGGGATTCCTCTTCGACTGGGTCGGACCCACCGCGCCCTTTACGCTCGTGGGGGTTGCCAACCTGTTAACCTTTGGCTATACGCTATTGGTGATGAGCAAAGAAAAGACCAACGGGACCCATAGCGAAGTTGTCCCCGACGCTATCGATAGTGAGTATTAA